In the genome of Leeuwenhoekiella sp. MAR_2009_132, one region contains:
- a CDS encoding AraC family transcriptional regulator: MQKDVHREITPLSPEDSFLVFDRIKDDFDFPIHFHPEFELNFILNGKGVRRIVGDNLNEIENVELVLVGPNLQHGWEIHNCTNDKIHEITIQFHNDLFDERLLGRRIMKPIKDMFERSAHGILFSQKIADEIKPKILRLSKIDSIDYFLELISILHDLANSRNQQILSTYTSENKNFENSDKIKKIYEYVQANYQNKISLKEISELVNMSAVSFNRFIKKRTGKTFIDYVNDTRIGFASRWLIEKELSIAEIAFKCGFNNIANFNRVFKKTKNCTPSQYRSEFSGIKRVL, from the coding sequence ATGCAAAAAGATGTACATAGAGAGATTACACCATTGTCCCCTGAGGATAGTTTCCTTGTATTCGACAGAATAAAAGACGATTTTGATTTTCCAATTCATTTTCATCCTGAGTTTGAACTCAATTTTATTTTAAACGGCAAAGGAGTGCGGCGTATCGTTGGAGACAATTTGAATGAAATTGAGAATGTTGAGTTGGTTTTGGTGGGTCCCAACTTACAACACGGTTGGGAGATTCATAACTGTACAAATGATAAGATACACGAGATAACCATACAATTTCATAATGATCTTTTTGATGAGAGACTTTTAGGGAGAAGAATTATGAAACCGATTAAAGATATGTTTGAACGTTCAGCCCATGGAATTTTGTTCTCACAAAAAATAGCAGACGAAATAAAGCCAAAAATTTTACGCTTATCCAAAATTGACAGTATTGATTACTTTTTAGAACTTATTTCTATTCTTCATGATCTTGCAAATTCGAGAAATCAACAAATACTTTCGACCTATACCAGCGAAAACAAAAATTTTGAGAATAGTGATAAAATTAAAAAGATTTATGAATACGTGCAGGCAAACTACCAGAATAAGATAAGTTTAAAAGAGATATCAGAATTAGTAAATATGAGCGCGGTTTCGTTCAATCGATTTATTAAAAAGAGAACAGGCAAAACATTTATTGACTACGTTAATGATACACGAATAGGCTTCGCTTCTAGGTGGTTAATTGAAAAAGAGCTTAGTATTGCAGAGATTGCCTTTAAATGTGGGTTTAATAATATTGCAAATTTTAATAGGGTTTTTAAAAAAACAAAAAACTGTACTCCCAGTCAATATAGAAGTGAGTTTAGTGGGATTAAAAGAGTTTTATAG
- a CDS encoding glycoside hydrolase family 5 protein — MRFYLLITFFIIGSYSYSQNISDPVQKHGKLAFEGHVLKDEHGKVVRLKGMSLFWSQWQPQFYTAQSVKLLKESWGVTVVRAAMGIENGGYLKNPEIEKAKVYRVIDAAIANGIYVIVDWHDHHAEDHLSESRGFFEEVSRKYGSYPNIIYEIYNEPLAVSWKNVLKPYHESVIAQIRMNDPDNIIVCGTPQWSQNVLEASQNPIKEFNIAYTLHFYAGTHKEELRNEAKLAIEKGLPIFVTEFGTTNADGDGKVFYKETKKWLRFMKKNDLSWCNWSLADKREASAALKQGIEPDHIDSSENLSDSGKFLLKILHKG; from the coding sequence ATGAGGTTTTATCTTTTAATTACGTTTTTCATCATAGGTTCTTATTCGTACTCTCAAAATATTTCAGACCCGGTTCAAAAACATGGGAAGTTAGCCTTTGAAGGTCACGTACTTAAAGATGAGCATGGTAAAGTAGTTCGTTTAAAAGGGATGTCCCTATTTTGGAGTCAATGGCAACCTCAGTTTTATACTGCACAGTCTGTAAAACTTTTAAAGGAATCCTGGGGCGTTACGGTAGTAAGAGCCGCAATGGGCATTGAGAACGGTGGTTACTTGAAAAATCCTGAAATAGAAAAAGCAAAAGTTTATCGAGTTATAGATGCTGCTATTGCAAACGGAATTTACGTGATTGTAGATTGGCATGATCATCATGCTGAAGATCATTTAAGTGAATCTCGTGGTTTTTTTGAAGAGGTAAGCCGCAAATATGGAAGTTACCCAAATATTATTTATGAAATTTATAATGAGCCATTAGCGGTTTCTTGGAAAAATGTCTTAAAACCTTATCACGAGAGTGTTATTGCTCAAATAAGAATGAATGATCCAGATAATATTATTGTCTGTGGTACGCCCCAATGGTCTCAAAATGTTTTAGAAGCTTCTCAAAACCCTATTAAGGAGTTTAATATCGCCTACACCTTGCATTTTTATGCAGGCACACACAAAGAGGAGCTGAGAAATGAAGCCAAATTAGCTATAGAAAAGGGGCTTCCCATTTTTGTAACAGAGTTTGGTACTACCAATGCAGATGGAGATGGAAAGGTTTTTTATAAGGAAACAAAAAAGTGGCTACGCTTTATGAAAAAAAATGATCTTTCCTGGTGCAACTGGTCTTTAGCTGATAAAAGGGAGGCTTCGGCGGCTTTAAAGCAGGGAATTGAGCCTGATCATATTGATTCATCCGAGAATCTCTCAGACTCAGGTAAGTTTCTTTTGAAAATTCTCCATAAAGGTTAG
- a CDS encoding SusC/RagA family TonB-linked outer membrane protein, with the protein MQEKLFKRKDGIYRKGKMLTFAFLCLLSQVGWAQQIVVKGTVTDQSGTPLLGVNVIQKNTSNGTATDFDGNYQITAPQDAVLVFSFLGFETQEVTIGDRQTINVSMYEDSESLEEVVLIGYGTQQRQDVNGSVSSIEADEIENIPQVSIDQLMQGRAAGVTVSQNSGKPGSAVSVRIRGITSITGNNEPLYVIDGVPISGDSRNTSTSGRTAASDFGGSGQTGTSPLAGLNPSDIESVDILKDASATAIYGSRGANGVVIIKTKNGSRNKEGSFKYNTYYALQEPQKLLDVMNLQTYARLQNALAVEYDTEPRVEFTTIENLGEGTDWQDEVFQQAILKSHQVSYSQGNEKINYLISGSYLDQEGTVIGSGFERMTVRTNVDGKLKEWLKVGANVTASRTDERITLNSNRNGIVSLGLLQAPDVAVRNPDGTFAGPPDEPGAVEGSINPVALALERSNNLITYNVLGNFYSEFTLLEGLTFRNEIGGNLTFGTNSQFTPTYEWGRFVNENATLFEKREKSYFWIVKNYFNYSKTFNEIHNVSFLLGQEAQESSWEGIQAQGQGFVNNDIQTLNNANSIVSYDAYQGSTSLSSYFGRANYSYNNKYSITATLRADGSSKFDPQGDKQWGYFPSFAGSWKVSSEPWMESINQTIDNVRFKAGYGVVGNQGIPNYLYGSSLNNTPTGIGLGYLVNNIPNPDLKWEETRQTNLGLEFTLLDNRLNATIEVYNKNSKDFLYQLPLPIYLTGPDNYLGGIAAPYVNLGEMNNKGIDVTLGYTTLKTKDFTWSTNINISHYKNEVTSLYNESLEVLRSVTTGFLSSPITRTVEGEPIGQYWGYKVKGIFRTAEDLSGAPIQFGIPFSEEQGDNSLGDIQYVDVNNDGVIDERDRTYIGNPHPDFTFGFTNSFSYKNFDLSVFLQGSVGNDLLNLTRKETVGLARLYTNQLDVAQDFYTPDNIESAFPRPRRGDDNQNLFISDRYVEDGSYLRIQNISLGYNIPKDISEKFYLSNLKIYGTIQNLYTFTNYSGYDPEVGSFNGDALQMGVDRGRYPSPRTFTLGLNVEF; encoded by the coding sequence ATGCAAGAAAAACTATTCAAACGTAAAGACGGTATTTATCGCAAAGGCAAGATGCTCACTTTTGCATTCCTTTGCCTTTTATCTCAAGTAGGTTGGGCGCAACAAATTGTGGTTAAAGGAACCGTAACAGATCAAAGTGGCACCCCTCTTCTGGGTGTTAATGTTATTCAGAAGAACACAAGTAATGGGACTGCAACAGATTTCGATGGAAACTATCAGATTACTGCGCCCCAAGATGCAGTCTTAGTATTTAGTTTTCTGGGCTTTGAAACTCAAGAAGTGACAATTGGAGATAGACAGACAATTAATGTAAGTATGTATGAAGACTCTGAAAGTCTAGAGGAAGTTGTGCTTATTGGTTATGGAACTCAGCAAAGACAAGATGTAAACGGTTCTGTGTCTAGTATAGAAGCTGACGAGATAGAAAATATTCCTCAGGTAAGTATAGATCAGCTTATGCAGGGCAGAGCTGCCGGTGTTACCGTTAGTCAAAACTCGGGTAAGCCTGGAAGTGCGGTATCTGTAAGAATTAGAGGTATTACTTCAATAACCGGTAATAATGAACCTTTATATGTTATTGATGGGGTTCCAATATCTGGGGATTCTAGAAATACAAGTACGAGTGGCCGCACTGCTGCTTCAGATTTTGGGGGTAGTGGTCAAACAGGAACCAGCCCACTTGCAGGATTAAACCCAAGTGATATAGAGTCTGTAGATATTCTTAAAGATGCTTCAGCTACTGCCATTTACGGATCTAGAGGCGCAAACGGTGTAGTAATAATAAAAACCAAAAATGGTAGCCGTAACAAAGAAGGTTCGTTTAAGTACAACACCTATTATGCATTGCAAGAACCACAGAAGCTTTTAGATGTTATGAATCTTCAAACCTATGCAAGATTACAAAATGCCTTGGCTGTAGAATATGATACTGAACCACGGGTAGAATTTACAACGATTGAAAATCTTGGAGAAGGTACTGATTGGCAAGATGAAGTTTTTCAACAGGCAATTTTAAAGAGCCATCAGGTATCGTATTCGCAAGGGAATGAAAAGATAAACTATTTGATTTCTGGGAGTTACCTAGATCAGGAAGGTACCGTAATAGGTTCTGGATTTGAGAGAATGACTGTAAGAACAAACGTAGACGGTAAGCTTAAAGAGTGGTTAAAAGTTGGCGCAAACGTTACCGCAAGTAGAACTGATGAGAGAATTACCTTAAATAGTAATAGGAACGGAATCGTAAGTCTAGGTTTACTTCAAGCTCCAGATGTTGCAGTAAGAAATCCTGATGGTACATTTGCAGGCCCCCCTGATGAACCAGGCGCAGTTGAAGGAAGTATCAATCCGGTTGCCCTGGCATTGGAACGAAGTAATAATTTAATTACGTATAACGTTTTAGGTAACTTTTATTCAGAATTCACTCTTTTAGAAGGGTTAACTTTTAGAAATGAAATAGGAGGTAACCTAACTTTTGGGACTAACTCTCAATTTACACCTACCTATGAATGGGGAAGGTTTGTTAATGAGAATGCGACCCTATTTGAAAAAAGAGAGAAAAGTTATTTTTGGATTGTTAAAAACTATTTTAATTACTCAAAAACCTTTAATGAGATTCATAATGTTTCATTTTTACTAGGCCAGGAAGCTCAGGAATCTTCTTGGGAAGGTATTCAAGCTCAGGGTCAGGGTTTTGTAAACAATGATATTCAAACTTTGAATAATGCCAATTCTATTGTAAGTTATGATGCGTATCAAGGTAGTACTTCTCTTAGTTCTTATTTTGGTAGAGCAAACTATTCGTACAATAACAAGTACAGTATAACAGCTACCCTTAGAGCCGATGGTTCTTCAAAATTTGATCCCCAAGGAGATAAACAGTGGGGTTATTTCCCTTCATTTGCAGGATCTTGGAAAGTGTCAAGTGAGCCTTGGATGGAAAGTATTAATCAAACAATAGATAATGTAAGGTTTAAGGCAGGTTATGGTGTGGTTGGTAATCAAGGTATTCCAAATTACCTTTACGGCTCAAGCTTAAACAACACCCCTACAGGAATAGGATTGGGATATTTGGTAAATAATATTCCAAACCCTGATCTTAAATGGGAAGAAACAAGACAAACGAACTTGGGCTTAGAATTTACTTTATTAGATAACAGACTTAACGCTACTATTGAAGTATATAATAAAAATTCTAAAGATTTCTTATATCAGTTACCTTTACCTATTTACTTAACAGGTCCTGATAACTACCTAGGCGGTATTGCTGCACCTTATGTTAACCTTGGGGAAATGAACAATAAAGGGATTGATGTAACTTTAGGTTATACAACTCTTAAAACCAAAGATTTTACGTGGTCTACTAACATTAACATATCTCACTATAAAAACGAAGTAACTTCCTTATATAATGAGAGTCTTGAAGTGCTAAGATCTGTAACTACTGGCTTCTTATCATCACCTATCACAAGAACCGTTGAAGGTGAACCTATCGGACAATACTGGGGTTATAAAGTAAAAGGGATCTTCAGAACAGCAGAAGATCTTAGTGGTGCACCTATACAATTCGGTATACCCTTCTCTGAAGAACAAGGTGACAATAGCCTGGGAGATATTCAATATGTAGATGTTAATAATGACGGTGTTATTGATGAAAGAGACCGAACCTATATTGGTAATCCTCATCCAGATTTTACATTTGGCTTTACAAACAGTTTTAGCTATAAAAATTTTGATTTAAGTGTTTTCCTTCAGGGATCTGTGGGTAATGACCTTTTAAACTTAACAAGAAAAGAAACTGTAGGACTTGCCAGATTATATACAAATCAGTTAGACGTAGCTCAAGATTTTTATACGCCAGATAATATAGAATCGGCATTTCCTAGACCACGCAGAGGTGATGATAATCAAAATTTATTTATATCAGACCGTTATGTTGAAGACGGTTCTTATTTGAGAATACAAAACATTAGTTTAGGATATAATATTCCGAAAGATATCTCTGAAAAATTTTATCTATCTAACCTTAAAATTTACGGCACGATACAAAACCTGTATACTTTTACGAATTACTCAGGATATGATCCTGAGGTGGGTTCCTTTAATGGAGATGCACTACAAATGGGTGTTGATAGAGGAAGATATCCTTCTCCTAGAACGTTCACACTTGGGTTAAATGTTGAATTTTAA
- a CDS encoding RagB/SusD family nutrient uptake outer membrane protein: MKNIKINRLLLFSVSIFMLFSCSEEFLQRPPEDGIALDNFYSSEEELIANTNSLYGSVWFNFNTKAFWSITELSSGNARTYSGDVVNFFNFSITGDNTVLADGWSSLWGVVAQSNAIINYTESRVSGDVPQAAVNNTIGEAHFMRAVSYFYLTRIWGPVPIIENNLSYVYDPQIPTNRVEDIYELIERDLQFAIDNCYPKVRGGNYLANAHVSSGSAKAMKAKVHLYQEEYDMARQLSQEVIASKEFKLLDDYADLFLTEFNNNEESIAAMQWTSQGYGVGNAMQASFAISSAITGTGDGYGVIGPTIDLQEAFEDGDERRKATIMLANDFYPNIRAADGGYTVPDDINAQNTKAGIKKYVVGTPADNNGNSAQQAASNNTYIMRYADVLLINAEAILAGGSSTSDTQALESFNKVRLRAGLGTLPSITLDNILHERRVEFAIEGDYWFDLGRIDRQKAITIISNQERGTYSNDSPPVVFSEMYTPEANDFTLPYPATDVALNPRLLEDPVPYEFN; the protein is encoded by the coding sequence ATGAAAAATATAAAAATAAATAGATTACTATTATTTAGTGTGTCGATTTTTATGCTCTTTTCCTGTAGTGAGGAATTCTTACAAAGACCTCCAGAAGATGGTATAGCTTTAGATAATTTTTACTCAAGTGAAGAAGAACTTATCGCTAATACAAACAGTCTTTATGGGTCAGTTTGGTTTAATTTTAATACTAAGGCTTTTTGGTCTATTACGGAACTGAGCTCAGGTAATGCCAGAACGTATTCTGGAGATGTTGTAAACTTTTTCAACTTCTCAATAACTGGTGATAATACGGTATTAGCAGATGGCTGGAGTTCTTTATGGGGAGTTGTTGCTCAATCTAATGCAATAATTAATTATACTGAGAGTAGAGTTAGCGGAGATGTTCCTCAAGCTGCAGTCAACAATACGATTGGGGAAGCTCATTTCATGAGGGCAGTATCTTATTTTTATCTGACTAGAATCTGGGGGCCTGTGCCAATAATTGAAAATAACCTTAGCTATGTTTACGACCCTCAAATACCTACCAATAGAGTCGAAGATATTTACGAACTAATAGAGAGAGATCTTCAGTTTGCTATCGATAATTGTTATCCTAAAGTGCGTGGCGGTAACTATCTAGCTAATGCTCATGTATCAAGTGGGTCGGCCAAAGCTATGAAGGCCAAAGTACATCTTTATCAGGAAGAATATGATATGGCAAGACAATTGTCTCAAGAAGTTATTGCAAGCAAAGAGTTTAAATTGCTAGATGATTATGCTGATTTATTTCTTACAGAGTTTAACAATAATGAAGAATCTATAGCAGCAATGCAATGGACTTCGCAAGGTTATGGAGTGGGTAATGCTATGCAGGCATCCTTCGCAATAAGTAGCGCTATTACGGGTACAGGTGACGGTTATGGCGTTATAGGACCCACAATAGATTTGCAAGAGGCATTTGAAGACGGGGATGAAAGACGTAAAGCAACTATAATGCTTGCAAACGACTTTTATCCTAACATTAGAGCTGCAGATGGCGGTTATACAGTGCCAGATGATATTAATGCTCAGAATACAAAAGCAGGTATCAAAAAATATGTTGTAGGTACTCCGGCTGATAATAATGGTAATTCAGCACAACAAGCCGCTTCCAATAATACTTATATTATGAGATATGCAGATGTGTTGCTAATAAATGCGGAAGCTATTCTTGCAGGAGGTAGTTCTACAAGCGATACCCAAGCCTTAGAATCTTTTAATAAAGTACGGTTACGTGCGGGCCTTGGTACTCTTCCTTCGATTACCCTTGATAACATATTACATGAAAGAAGGGTAGAATTTGCAATTGAAGGGGATTACTGGTTTGATTTAGGAAGAATCGATCGCCAAAAAGCTATTACTATAATTAGTAATCAGGAAAGAGGTACCTATAGTAACGATTCTCCACCAGTGGTTTTTTCTGAAATGTACACTCCGGAAGCAAACGATTTTACATTGCCTTATCCGGCTACAGATGTGGCTCTGAATCCAAGATTGCTAGAAGATCCTGTTCCATATGAATTTAATTAA
- a CDS encoding IPT/TIG domain-containing protein — MMNFKILNQGNCTLFLMTLLFVGALTSCQPDDTGGGAESSGPPSIESVALTAKDSTTTVGLRQNSYTIYGNNLGTTQEVYFNGTKAYFNPTLVTNNVIITSIPEDAPYFDASDELRVVTSKGEATIPFSIEQPAPKIISFAPLAASAGDIVTIKGEIFEGLESVRFGDTEAEIVSSTTTEIQVRVPEGVVQAFLFVETAGGVSQSTQSFGFKFVIYDDALADSWWIGGWAGTQDFENTERVKRGDFSIKRTYEGGYSGFQIGNGGATIDLSTMSAVKVSIYGGEGINDVKIVLNGNDGVGKVITIEEGVWNDFTIPLSELGSPAVLTEFWVQEFSGTVPAVVYIDDLGLI, encoded by the coding sequence ATGATGAATTTTAAAATTTTAAATCAAGGTAATTGCACCTTATTCTTGATGACGCTTCTTTTCGTAGGCGCCCTCACATCTTGTCAACCAGATGACACTGGGGGGGGGGCTGAGTCAAGTGGACCTCCTTCTATTGAAAGTGTAGCACTTACAGCAAAAGATTCTACTACAACAGTAGGTCTTCGCCAAAACTCGTATACGATTTATGGCAATAATCTGGGCACAACTCAAGAGGTCTATTTTAATGGCACCAAGGCTTATTTTAACCCTACTCTAGTTACTAATAATGTTATAATTACAAGTATACCGGAAGATGCACCTTATTTTGATGCAAGTGATGAGCTTCGGGTAGTAACTTCTAAAGGTGAGGCAACAATACCTTTTTCCATAGAGCAGCCTGCTCCTAAAATAATTTCTTTTGCTCCTTTAGCTGCTAGTGCTGGAGATATTGTGACTATAAAAGGAGAAATATTTGAAGGTTTAGAATCTGTACGCTTTGGAGACACCGAGGCAGAAATTGTTTCTTCCACTACAACAGAAATTCAAGTAAGGGTGCCTGAAGGTGTTGTACAGGCTTTTCTATTTGTTGAAACAGCAGGAGGAGTATCTCAAAGTACCCAGTCTTTTGGTTTTAAATTTGTCATTTACGATGATGCACTAGCCGATAGCTGGTGGATAGGTGGATGGGCCGGTACTCAAGATTTTGAAAATACAGAACGAGTTAAACGAGGGGATTTTTCAATAAAGAGAACCTATGAAGGGGGTTATTCTGGTTTTCAAATTGGGAACGGAGGAGCAACTATAGATCTAAGTACTATGTCAGCAGTTAAAGTGTCTATTTATGGAGGCGAGGGTATAAATGATGTCAAAATAGTTCTTAATGGTAATGATGGCGTTGGTAAAGTGATTACGATAGAAGAAGGAGTATGGAATGACTTTACGATTCCACTTTCTGAATTAGGATCTCCAGCCGTCTTAACAGAATTTTGGGTTCAAGAGTTTAGCGGCACAGTACCTGCCGTTGTCTATATTGACGATTTAGGTTTGATTTAG
- a CDS encoding glycoside hydrolase family 27 protein: MNKYLLFLFCVVSTGIGQAKAQKFKDVAQTPPMGWNSWNKFACDINEQVIKEAADALVSSGMQAAGYEYIVIDDCWHGKRDENGFIHADKEKFPSGIKSLVDYIHNKGLKFGIYSDAGTETCGGEPGSRGHEYQDAITYAKWGVDYLKYDWCNTGKQNAQASYTTMRNALYEAGRPVLFAICEWGDNKPWEWAEDIGHMWRTTGDIYPCWDCEEDHGDWSSWGVLKILDMQDGLRKYAGPGHWNDPDMMEVGNGMTVNEDRAHFTMWSMLSAPLIAGNDLADMSAETVAILTNKDMIAINQDSLGIQGFKYSSKDGLETWFKPLKNGDWAVTFLNRADREHQVNFNWEDHQIKDPDFEYSVDFKNTLFSLKDVWAQKDLKTTKSSFNAVVAPHDVITLQLTKK; encoded by the coding sequence ATGAATAAATATCTTCTTTTTTTATTCTGTGTCGTAAGTACCGGCATAGGCCAAGCTAAAGCCCAAAAATTTAAGGATGTCGCTCAAACTCCTCCTATGGGTTGGAATAGCTGGAACAAATTTGCCTGCGATATAAATGAGCAGGTCATTAAGGAGGCTGCAGATGCCCTTGTCTCAAGCGGAATGCAAGCCGCAGGTTATGAGTATATCGTAATTGACGACTGTTGGCACGGGAAAAGGGATGAAAACGGATTTATACATGCTGATAAAGAAAAATTCCCCTCAGGAATAAAATCCTTGGTAGATTATATACACAATAAAGGTTTAAAATTTGGAATTTATTCAGATGCCGGTACAGAAACGTGTGGCGGAGAGCCCGGAAGTCGGGGTCATGAGTATCAGGATGCCATCACTTATGCCAAATGGGGAGTCGATTATCTAAAGTACGATTGGTGCAATACGGGTAAACAAAATGCCCAAGCATCCTACACAACAATGAGAAACGCACTTTATGAGGCAGGCAGACCTGTTTTATTTGCAATATGTGAGTGGGGTGACAATAAACCGTGGGAATGGGCAGAAGATATAGGACATATGTGGAGAACGACAGGTGATATCTACCCATGTTGGGATTGCGAAGAAGACCATGGGGATTGGTCATCTTGGGGCGTACTCAAAATTCTTGATATGCAAGATGGGCTGCGAAAATATGCGGGTCCCGGTCACTGGAATGATCCTGATATGATGGAAGTGGGTAATGGAATGACTGTTAATGAAGACCGTGCCCATTTTACAATGTGGTCTATGCTATCAGCACCACTAATAGCGGGCAATGATTTAGCAGATATGAGTGCAGAAACGGTTGCTATTCTTACTAATAAAGATATGATAGCTATCAATCAGGATTCTTTAGGAATCCAAGGCTTCAAATACAGCAGTAAAGATGGACTTGAAACGTGGTTTAAGCCTCTTAAAAACGGAGACTGGGCTGTAACGTTCTTAAACCGGGCAGATCGTGAACATCAAGTAAATTTCAACTGGGAAGATCATCAAATAAAAGATCCTGATTTTGAATATAGTGTTGATTTTAAAAATACCCTGTTTTCTTTAAAAGATGTATGGGCGCAGAAAGACCTAAAAACAACAAAGAGTTCCTTTAATGCAGTAGTTGCACCACACGATGTGATCACACTGCAGTTAACTAAAAAATAG
- a CDS encoding AGE family epimerase/isomerase: MKILHFFSLFCLTTFTAFAQEKVANEAIISQMKVDAKENLLDKWYPLVIDKEDGGYYSEITYDFQVGEKHDKMIVTQARHIWTNSVAAEFFPDKQNYLNYAAHGFEFLRDVMWDAKYGGFHNLVTKEGKPIAKKGEEKTAYGNSFAMYGLAAYYRVSGNKEALDLAKKTFYWLEEHSHDPKNKGYFQSLNLDGSPILRDSSFDSTSDVGYKDQNSSIHLLEAFTELYKVWPDKLVAERLEELLLLIRDTIVSERYYMNLFFEADWTPVSFNEETKEIIKKHYYLDHVSFGHDVEIAYLMLEASEILERKDIEKTLLKGKMMVDHALENGWDPEFGGFYDGGYYFGEDKSLTIVNSDKNWWSQAEGLNTLLIMQHYFPNDSHHYGIYFNQLWEYVNTFFMDDRFGGWYEWGQDNKPETKDDLKGHIWKANYHNFRALINCLKNLEK; the protein is encoded by the coding sequence ATGAAAATACTACACTTTTTTAGTCTCTTTTGTCTAACTACTTTTACCGCTTTTGCTCAGGAAAAAGTAGCTAACGAGGCGATCATTTCTCAAATGAAGGTTGATGCCAAAGAAAACCTACTCGATAAATGGTATCCGCTTGTGATAGACAAGGAAGACGGGGGATATTACAGCGAGATTACCTATGATTTTCAAGTAGGGGAAAAACACGATAAGATGATCGTAACGCAAGCACGGCATATCTGGACCAACTCGGTCGCAGCTGAATTTTTTCCTGATAAGCAGAACTACCTAAATTATGCGGCACACGGATTCGAATTTTTGAGAGATGTCATGTGGGATGCTAAATATGGTGGGTTTCATAACCTGGTTACCAAAGAAGGAAAACCTATCGCTAAAAAAGGAGAAGAAAAAACCGCTTATGGAAACTCTTTTGCTATGTATGGCCTTGCGGCATACTACAGGGTTTCTGGGAATAAAGAAGCGCTTGATCTTGCAAAAAAAACCTTTTACTGGCTTGAAGAGCACAGTCATGATCCAAAAAATAAAGGCTATTTTCAATCTTTAAACTTAGATGGTTCTCCAATTTTAAGAGACTCAAGTTTTGACTCTACATCAGATGTGGGTTATAAAGATCAAAACAGCTCTATACATTTACTGGAAGCTTTTACAGAATTATATAAAGTATGGCCAGACAAACTAGTTGCCGAAAGACTGGAAGAACTCTTATTGCTTATACGAGATACTATCGTGAGTGAAAGATATTATATGAATCTCTTCTTTGAGGCAGACTGGACTCCTGTATCTTTTAATGAGGAAACAAAAGAGATTATAAAAAAACATTATTATCTAGATCATGTTTCGTTTGGTCACGATGTAGAAATCGCGTACCTAATGCTAGAAGCTTCTGAAATACTGGAGCGTAAGGATATCGAAAAAACGTTATTAAAAGGCAAAATGATGGTAGACCATGCTCTTGAAAATGGTTGGGACCCCGAATTTGGAGGCTTTTATGACGGTGGGTATTATTTTGGGGAAGATAAGTCGTTAACCATCGTGAATTCAGATAAAAACTGGTGGTCACAAGCTGAAGGATTAAATACACTCCTGATTATGCAACACTATTTTCCAAATGACAGCCACCACTACGGGATTTACTTCAATCAATTATGGGAGTATGTGAACACATTTTTCATGGATGATCGCTTTGGAGGTTGGTATGAATGGGGCCAAGACAATAAACCGGAAACGAAAGACGATCTAAAAGGCCATATTTGGAAAGCTAATTATCACAACTTTAGAGCACTTATCAATTGCTTAAAAAACTTAGAAAAATAA